The following are encoded in a window of Esox lucius isolate fEsoLuc1 chromosome 14, fEsoLuc1.pri, whole genome shotgun sequence genomic DNA:
- the rnf165a gene encoding E3 ubiquitin-protein ligase RNF165 isoform X2, whose amino-acid sequence MVLVHVGYLVLPVFGSVRNRGAHFTRHQHSHATSCRHFHLGAPQAPISAEFPLGHASQAPQTGLAPHLPPTPHHPPPLTALPAPPQFQDIPGPQFLPQALHQQYLIQQQLLEAQHRRILPHSRRTPERVPLNPHRLRSAYDYSPPLHVPQPITQQPRYLAEGTDWDLSVDAGLSHHQYQLQQLPQHYQHYLAASPRMHHFPRNATSAQVVVHDIRNYPYPQLHLLALQGLNPSRHASAVRESYELLQLEDRLGSVSRGAVQTTIERFTFPHKYKKRKPLDMKIGKDDEETDVDEKCTICLSMLEEAEDVRRLPCMHLFHQGCVDQWLATSRKCPICRVDIETQLNPDS is encoded by the exons ATGGTGTTAGTACATGTCGGATATTTGGTTCTTCCTGTATTTGGCTCTGTAAGAAATAGAG GGGCACACTTTACCAGGCATCAGCACAGCCATGCTACCTCGTGCAGACACTTTCACCTGGGCGCCCCCCAGGCGCCCATCTCAGCCGAGTTCCCCCTGGGTCATGCCAGCCAGGCCCCACAGACTGGTCTGGCTCCTCACCTGCCCCCAACCCCacaccaccctccacccctGACCGCCCTGCCGGCCCCCCCTCAGTTCCAGGACATCCCGGGGCCACAGTTCCTACCTCAGGCCTTACACCAGCAATACCTCATCCAGCAGCAGCTTCTGGAGGCGCAGCACCGCCGGATCCTCCCTCACTCCAG ACGAACACCGGAGCGCGTTCCTCTGAATCCTCACAGGCTTCGCTCGGCGTACGACtactcccctcccctccacgTTCCCCAACCAATCACCCAGCAGCCGCGCTACCTGGCCGAGGGCACAGACTG gGACCTCAGTGTGGATGCTGGCCTCTCTCACCATCAGTACCAGCTCCAGCAGCTTCCACAGCACTATCAGCATTACTTGGCAGCATCCCCCAGAATGCACCACTTTCCCAGGAACGCCACCTCGGCACAAGTG GTTGTGCATGATATCAGAAACTACCCGTACCCCCAGCTCCACCTCCTGGCCCTGCAGGGCCTCAACCCCTCACGCCACGCTTCCGCCGTACGAGAGAGCTACGAG CTGTTACAGCTTGAAGACCGGTTGGGGAGTGTCAGTAGGGGAGCGGTTCAGACCACCATAGAGAGATTCACCTTCCCACACAAATACAAGAAG AGGAAGCCTCTGGATATGAAGATTGGCAAGGATGACGAGGAAACTGACGTGGACGAGAAATGTACCATTTGCCTGTCAATGCTTGAGGAGGCAGAGGATGTCAG GCGGTTACCCTGCATGCACCTCTTCCACCAGGGCTGCGTGGACCAGTGGCTGGCGACCAGCAGGAAGTGTCCGATCTGCCGCGTGGACATTGAGACGCAGCTCAACCCAGACAGCTGA
- the rnf165a gene encoding E3 ubiquitin-protein ligase RNF165 isoform X1: protein MVLVHVGYLVLPVFGSVRNRGAHFTRHQHSHATSCRHFHLGAPQAPISAEFPLGHASQAPQTGLAPHLPPTPHHPPPLTALPAPPQFQDIPGPQFLPQALHQQYLIQQQLLEAQHRRILPHSRRTPERVPLNPHRLRSAYDYSPPLHVPQPITQQPRYLAEGTDWDLSVDAGLSHHQYQLQQLPQHYQHYLAASPRMHHFPRNATSAQVVVHDIRNYPYPQLHLLALQGLNPSRHASAVRESYEELLQLEDRLGSVSRGAVQTTIERFTFPHKYKKRKPLDMKIGKDDEETDVDEKCTICLSMLEEAEDVRRLPCMHLFHQGCVDQWLATSRKCPICRVDIETQLNPDS, encoded by the exons ATGGTGTTAGTACATGTCGGATATTTGGTTCTTCCTGTATTTGGCTCTGTAAGAAATAGAG GGGCACACTTTACCAGGCATCAGCACAGCCATGCTACCTCGTGCAGACACTTTCACCTGGGCGCCCCCCAGGCGCCCATCTCAGCCGAGTTCCCCCTGGGTCATGCCAGCCAGGCCCCACAGACTGGTCTGGCTCCTCACCTGCCCCCAACCCCacaccaccctccacccctGACCGCCCTGCCGGCCCCCCCTCAGTTCCAGGACATCCCGGGGCCACAGTTCCTACCTCAGGCCTTACACCAGCAATACCTCATCCAGCAGCAGCTTCTGGAGGCGCAGCACCGCCGGATCCTCCCTCACTCCAG ACGAACACCGGAGCGCGTTCCTCTGAATCCTCACAGGCTTCGCTCGGCGTACGACtactcccctcccctccacgTTCCCCAACCAATCACCCAGCAGCCGCGCTACCTGGCCGAGGGCACAGACTG gGACCTCAGTGTGGATGCTGGCCTCTCTCACCATCAGTACCAGCTCCAGCAGCTTCCACAGCACTATCAGCATTACTTGGCAGCATCCCCCAGAATGCACCACTTTCCCAGGAACGCCACCTCGGCACAAGTG GTTGTGCATGATATCAGAAACTACCCGTACCCCCAGCTCCACCTCCTGGCCCTGCAGGGCCTCAACCCCTCACGCCACGCTTCCGCCGTACGAGAGAGCTACGAG GAGCTGTTACAGCTTGAAGACCGGTTGGGGAGTGTCAGTAGGGGAGCGGTTCAGACCACCATAGAGAGATTCACCTTCCCACACAAATACAAGAAG AGGAAGCCTCTGGATATGAAGATTGGCAAGGATGACGAGGAAACTGACGTGGACGAGAAATGTACCATTTGCCTGTCAATGCTTGAGGAGGCAGAGGATGTCAG GCGGTTACCCTGCATGCACCTCTTCCACCAGGGCTGCGTGGACCAGTGGCTGGCGACCAGCAGGAAGTGTCCGATCTGCCGCGTGGACATTGAGACGCAGCTCAACCCAGACAGCTGA
- the rnf165a gene encoding E3 ubiquitin-protein ligase RNF165 isoform X3, with translation MEWHNCSGAHFTRHQHSHATSCRHFHLGAPQAPISAEFPLGHASQAPQTGLAPHLPPTPHHPPPLTALPAPPQFQDIPGPQFLPQALHQQYLIQQQLLEAQHRRILPHSRRTPERVPLNPHRLRSAYDYSPPLHVPQPITQQPRYLAEGTDWDLSVDAGLSHHQYQLQQLPQHYQHYLAASPRMHHFPRNATSAQVVVHDIRNYPYPQLHLLALQGLNPSRHASAVRESYEELLQLEDRLGSVSRGAVQTTIERFTFPHKYKKRKPLDMKIGKDDEETDVDEKCTICLSMLEEAEDVRRLPCMHLFHQGCVDQWLATSRKCPICRVDIETQLNPDS, from the exons ATGGAATGGCACAATTGTTCAG GGGCACACTTTACCAGGCATCAGCACAGCCATGCTACCTCGTGCAGACACTTTCACCTGGGCGCCCCCCAGGCGCCCATCTCAGCCGAGTTCCCCCTGGGTCATGCCAGCCAGGCCCCACAGACTGGTCTGGCTCCTCACCTGCCCCCAACCCCacaccaccctccacccctGACCGCCCTGCCGGCCCCCCCTCAGTTCCAGGACATCCCGGGGCCACAGTTCCTACCTCAGGCCTTACACCAGCAATACCTCATCCAGCAGCAGCTTCTGGAGGCGCAGCACCGCCGGATCCTCCCTCACTCCAG ACGAACACCGGAGCGCGTTCCTCTGAATCCTCACAGGCTTCGCTCGGCGTACGACtactcccctcccctccacgTTCCCCAACCAATCACCCAGCAGCCGCGCTACCTGGCCGAGGGCACAGACTG gGACCTCAGTGTGGATGCTGGCCTCTCTCACCATCAGTACCAGCTCCAGCAGCTTCCACAGCACTATCAGCATTACTTGGCAGCATCCCCCAGAATGCACCACTTTCCCAGGAACGCCACCTCGGCACAAGTG GTTGTGCATGATATCAGAAACTACCCGTACCCCCAGCTCCACCTCCTGGCCCTGCAGGGCCTCAACCCCTCACGCCACGCTTCCGCCGTACGAGAGAGCTACGAG GAGCTGTTACAGCTTGAAGACCGGTTGGGGAGTGTCAGTAGGGGAGCGGTTCAGACCACCATAGAGAGATTCACCTTCCCACACAAATACAAGAAG AGGAAGCCTCTGGATATGAAGATTGGCAAGGATGACGAGGAAACTGACGTGGACGAGAAATGTACCATTTGCCTGTCAATGCTTGAGGAGGCAGAGGATGTCAG GCGGTTACCCTGCATGCACCTCTTCCACCAGGGCTGCGTGGACCAGTGGCTGGCGACCAGCAGGAAGTGTCCGATCTGCCGCGTGGACATTGAGACGCAGCTCAACCCAGACAGCTGA
- the loxhd1a gene encoding lipoxygenase homology domain-containing protein 1 isoform X2, which yields MKKGDDADEDDEDDEGSSSATLGLEQKAMSTTFTMKVKTGDKKYAGTDSNVFAILYGTKDDTGIIMLKSSKLHKNKFEQGMIDEFTVEAVDLGTLKRIRIGHDNSGTAAGWFLDWVEVNAPSLGQKLKFPCGRWLDKGEDDGAIVRDLYPAHLQTELYTPFVPYEIKTFTSDLFAAGTDADVFIVLYGRDGVCTQQRALCVNKRERTMYFERGAEDMFIVELEDVGDVIEKIRIGHDNRGINGGWHLDRVEIRRLLRKGKGSETVIFPCERWLAKSEDDGETVRELVPSEIITEKLQRDGTLKVNEIEVEDALETHTYKVSVMTGDVYNAGTDANVFLTIYGDLGDTGERKLSKSETNSNKFERGAVDQFVIEAVDLGQVFKIKIRHDNSMLSADWYLDQVEIVDEDSEEVFLFLCERWLSRKREDRRIERMFYVKGYEGEREPIHSREKSSALILKSVDSNMNKKNKKVKDEDIQEESTIIPYHLTVSTGAEKDASTGSRVYVIIMGSNHARTERLWLDLTGGKKGFESGSLESFVSHGADVGEIKKVELGHDGATPESCWLVDELAVAVPTKGVKYIFQCKCWLAKDRGDGLTARVFNVLDAESITISQKIIYEVTVVTGDVQNAGTDTQIYISVFGANGTTEEILLQKNEDRFERGQEDTFSLEVDDVAPLRKMRVRIDGSGSRPDWFLNKIIMRNLTTEEVSLFTYEEWLSKTKGPKRAMICEMAAVVDEEEMVEITTYIIQVKTSDIGGAGTDANVWIIVFGECGDTGTLALKECQKSNKFERKQTDVFRFPDMFSLGELSKVRVWHDNSGPAPGWHLEYIDVKDEILDKTFRFPCDRWLAKNEDDGQVMRELACANNDILDLNEKTKYEIITTTADTDDAETKENVWIALEGRKGRSKEFVMENSSKKKRFLRGSTDKFEFSSKQLGDIASICLGHTPKDGKKVKGEAFWHVEEVVVIEKELGNRFIFICNALIPLSSKRDEFVTIECTKAIESFASKARSLVPVKYEIIVITGDEKGAGTDANVFITIYGSNGDSGRRTLRQKFRNLFERGQTDRFLLEMLDMGELLRVRVEHDNTHLSPGWLLDRVEITNMANGVTTIFLCGKWLDTKKADGQISRVLYPKY from the exons ccatGTCCACCACCTTCACAATGAAGGTCAAGACTGGAGACAAGAAGTACGCGGGAACCGATTCCAACGTGTTTGCCATCCTCTATGGCACTAAGGACGACACAG GCATCATCATGTTGAAGTCATCCAAGTTACATAAGAATAAGTTTGAGCAGGGCATGATCGACGAGTTCACGGTGGAAGCTGTGGATTTGGGAACTCTGAAGAGAATACGTATAGGGCATGACAACTCAG GGACGGCAGCAGGGTGGTTTCTGGACTGGGTGGAAGTGAACGCCCCGTCCCTGGGCCAGAAGCTCAAGTTCCCCTGCGGTCGTTGGCTGGACAAGGGCGAGGATGATGGCGCCATCGTCAGGGACCTCTACCCTGCACACCTTCAGACTGAGCTCTATACACCAT TTGTGCCGTACGAGATCAAGACATTCACCAGTGACCTGTTTGCAGCGGGCACAGACGCAGACGTGTTTATCGTTTTGTATGGCCGAGACGGGGTGTGCACTCAGCAAAGGGCTCTCTGTGTcaacaagagagagaggaccATGTACTTtgagaggggagcagaggacatGTTCATCGTTGAG TTAGAGGATGTGGGTGATGTCATAGAGAAGATCCGTATTGGTCATGACAACAGAGGGATAAATGGAGGCTGGCACCTGGACAGAGTGGAGATCAGACGCCTGCTGAGGAAGGGGAAG gGTTCAGAGACGGTCATCTTTCCATGTGAGCGCTGGCTGGCCAAGTCAGAGGATGATGGGGAAACAGTGAGAGAGTTAGTCCCTTCTGAAATCATCACAGAGAAACTACAACGAGATGGTACCCTAAAAGTCAACGAGATTGAGGTGGAGGACGCACTTGAga CTCACACTTACAAAGTGTCCGTGATGACGGGTGATGTTTACAACGCGGGCACCGATGCCAACGTCTTCCTCACCATCTATGGTGACCTGGGCGACACAGGCGAGCGCAAACTCAGCAAGTCAGAGACCAACAGTAACAAGTTTGAGAGAGGAGCG GTGGATCAGTTTGTAATTGAGGCAGTGGACCTGGGCCAAGTGTTCAAAATTAAGATTCGCCATGACAACAGCATGCTGAGTGCCGACTGGTACCTGGATCAGGTGGAGATAGTTGACGAGGACTCAGAGGAGGTCTTCCTGTTCCTGTGTGAACGCTGGCTGTCCAGGAAGAGGGAAGACAGGCGCATTGAAAGGATGTTCTATGTCAAG GGCTATGAGGGTGAGAGGGAGCCTATCCACAGCAGAGAAAAGAGCTCAGCTCTGATCCTGAAGAGTGTGGACAGCAACATGAACAAGAAGAATAAGAAGGTGAAGGATGAGGACATCCAAGAGGAGAGCACCA TCATCCCGTACCACCTGACCGTCTCCACGGGAGCGGAGAAGGATGCCAGCACCGGCAGCAGGGTGTATGTGATCATCATGGGGTCCAACCACGCCCGGACGGAGAGGCTGTGGCTGGACCTAACCGGGGGGAAGAAGGGCTTTGAGTCTGGGTCCCTGGAGTCTTTCGTGTCCCACGGTGCGGATGTGGGGGAGATTAAGAAAGTAGAA CTTGGACACGACGGGGCCACTCCGGAGAGCTGCTGGTTGGTTGATGAGCTAGCTGTTGCCGTGCCAACCAAAGgggtcaaatacattttccagtgCAAGTGCTGGTTGGCCAAAGACCGGGGTGATGGACTGACTGCCAGAGTGTTCAATGTGCTGGATGCCGAGAGCATCACCATCTCCCAAAAG ATCATCTATGAGGTGACAGTGGTGACAGGAGATGTTCAGAACGCCGGAACCGACACTCAGATTTACATATCTGTGTTTGGGGCCAACGGCACCACTGAGGAGATCCTCCTGCAGAAGAACGAGGACAG GTTTGAACGGGGTCAGGAGGACACCTTCAGTCTGGAGGTTGATGACGTCGCTCCCCTGAGGAAAATGAGGGTTCGCATTGACGGCTCTGGCAGTCGCCCTGACTGGTTTCTGAATAAG ATCATCATGCGTAACCTGACCACAGAGGAGGTGTCGCTGTTCACCTACGAGGAGTGGCTGTCTAAGACCAAAGGGCCCAAGAGGGCCATGATCTGTGAGATGGCTGCCGtagtggatgaggaggagatggtAGAGATTACCACATACATTATCCAGGTCAAGACCAGCGACATTGGAG GGGCAGGCACTGATGCCAACGTGTGGATCATTGTGTTTGGGGAGTGTGGTGACACTGGGACCCTCGCTCTGAAAGAGTGCCAGAAATCAAACAAGTTTGAGCGCAAGCAGACAGACGTGTTCCGTTTCCCTGACATGTTCAGCCTCGGGGAGCTCTCCAAGGTCCGTGTGTGGCATGACAACTCAG GCCCTGCTCCAGGATGGCACCTAGAATACATCGATGTGAAGGATGAGATCCTGGACAAGACGTTCCGTTTTCCCTGCGACCGCTGGTTGGCCAAGAACGAGGACGATGGTCAGGTCATGAGGGAGTTGGCCTGCGccaacaatgacattttagaTCTCAACGAGAAGACCA AATATGAAATTATTACCACTACAGCGGACACAGACGACGCAGAGACTAAGGAAAATGTCTGGATTGCACTGGAGGGGAGAAAAGGGCGATCAAAAGAATTTGTGATGGAGAACTCTTCAAAGAAAAAGAGGTTCTTGCG GGGAAGCACGGACAAGTTTGAGTTCTCTTCCAAACAACTAGGCGACATTGCTAGTATCTGCCTGGGTCACACCCCGAAAGATGGGAAGAAGGTGAAAGGGGAGGCGTTCTGGCATGTAGaggaggttgttgtcatagagaAAGAACTGGGCAATAG GTTCATATTCATCTGCAATGCTCTGATCCCCCTCTCTTCAAAGAGGGACGAGTTTGTGACCATCGAGTGCACCAAGGCCATCGAGAGCTTTGCCAGCAAGGCCCGCAGCCTAGTTCCTGTAAAGTACGAGATAATCGTCATCACAGGCGACGAGAAGGGGGCGGGCACCGACGCCAACGTCTTCATCACCATCTATGGTTCCAACGGCGACTCGGGCCGCCGAACGCTGCGGCAGAAGTTCCGCAACCTGTTTGAACGTGGCCAGACGGACCGCTTCCTGTTGGAGATGCTGGACATGGGCGAGCTGCTGAGGGTGCGCGTAGAACACGACAACACCCACCTCAGCCCTGGGTGGCTGCTTGACCGCGTGGAGATCACCAATATGGCCAACGGCGTCACCACAATCTTCCTATGTGGGAAGTGGCTGGACACCAAGAAGGCAGACGGGCAGATTTCCAGGGTGCTTTACCCAAAATACTAA